The following DNA comes from Teredinibacter haidensis.
GACTGTTAGATAAATGTTCTGAGGCTAGGTCTGCGAATGCTGGAGGTGTGATGGGATCGGCCGAGCCCGACAATAGCAGTACAGGTTTTTCCGATTTAACCGGCTTTTTGAATTCTTCATCCACGGGCCCAGAAGGCCAGGTTTTACACAATTCATAAAACAGCTCTACCTCCCCATCACCGATGTAGGTGGCCGCAATCTGCTCCCTGTCGATATCTTCCTCGCGCAGGTAGGGTTGATCTTCGGAACAAATCACAGAGCTGTGCATCCCCAAGCTAATCATCGAACCCATTTGCTGGGTAAACAGTTGGGCATTTCGAGCCAAAGGAATAAAATTATTGTTCGCATAGGCTTCACGCAAAATCAGCGGCACCAGAGCAACCGAATCTTGAGAGTAAAGAGAGAAACGAATAAACGCGATAAGATGCCCATGGGTCAATTGAAAGCTTTCACGTTCACCAGTACTAATGCTGTCCAGTGTAATATCTTTAGGCTTGCCTTTTAGTTGCTCCAACAATTTATCGACGCCTTCCCTTAGGCCTGGAAAATGTTGCTTACACTCATCCGCGTGCTCACACCGCTCAGTCATCTGCCGCAAAGCGCGCTCGCTTTCCAAAACAATATTGGGCCCTAGAGACAGCTGCGGGTGAACCACTGCATCGAGAATAACCGTGCGCAGGGATTGCTCATGACGCCGCAAATAATGTTGAGCAACACGGGAACCATAGGACGCACCATAAATATTCCATTGTTCCAGCCCCAATGCTTGCCTGATATTTTCATAATCCCGAACGGCAACACTGGTTGTGTATTGGGAAGGATCGGCCGCGAGCTGCTCCAGACACTCTCGGTAAAACGGCACTAGTGTTTCTGTCACATCGCCGTCTGAACCCATCGCCCACGCCTGTTCAGGCATATTTGGGCAATTCAAACGATGGGATTTGCCTGTTCCACGCTGGTCAATAATATAGATATCTCTCTGCTGCAGAATTTTGTCGAAACCCTGTCCCTGGAACAGGTAGGATTCGCTAGCTGCAGCCCCTGGCCCTCCGGCAATGGGTACAAAGGCATCGACATGGGCCTTCTTGCCCGTCGCTTTTATGCGCGCAACAAACAGTTTTATGTGGCGCCCCTGCGGGTCACTGTAATTTTCGGGTACCTGTAACGAACCGCACTCTACATTTCGATACGTCGCCTGCAGCGGGTGAGAAACTCGACATTCGGTGAACGTGATTTCCCCTACTTGAGAACTCACATTGGGATGGGTGTAGACAATGTGCTCAAACACGGGCCAGTTCGGCTTGTCATTGTCAACTGTCTTTTCCAGGCTAATAGTATGGGCTTTTACAGAAACCAGTAGGGAAAGAATAGCGACAAAATGCGATAAATAGCAGTAATCCCGTGCCATACAACCTCAGTAAATGTATCCATATTTAGCCGGTGAGTATAAAGGCCCCCCTACCCAGCGTCCACAGCACAGGTATATCTACCCCTATTGGTGTATTGGCAAAAAGTTGCTTTCAGCGCACAATAGCACCTACTTATAGCCGAAGCTTCCCACTCTAAACCAACGGTATGGCAAGGTTGAGAAGCCGCAATACTCCAGCTCGGTACTACACAGTACCTCAGTGGATGTATAGCCGGGTTGCAGAAGAAATTGTGCAGCCTCCCGAAATTTGGAAAGGCACTCTTATGACCCAATACCACCAATTAACTGACAGCTACCAGCGTCAGTTTACTTACCTACGCTTATCCGTTACGGATCAGTGTAACTTTCGTTGCAACTACTGTTTGCCCGATGGCTACTGTTCGGACACAGCTGAGCCTTACCTACAATTAGATGAAATTCAAAAAATTGTAGGAGCCTTTGCTATTAACGGTACAAAAAAAATTCGTATCACCGGCGGTGAGCCAACCCTACGTAAAGATATTGCAGAGATTATTCACCTCTGTAAATCGACACCCGGCATTGACACCGTCGCGCTCACCTCCAACGGCTATAAAATTACTCAGTTACTACCGCGGTTAGTTGAAGCCGGATTGGATCAGTTAAATTTAAGTGCCGATAGCCTGCAAGCGGAAAACTTTCATTTAATAACCGGCCACAATAAATTACAGGAAGTTTTAAACGGTATAGAACAGGCTGTAGCGCTAGGAATTAAGAAAGTCAAACTCAACGCGGTTCTTATGCGCGAGTTTAACCACCATGAGTTGCAATCGTTTATTGCCTATGTTCGTGAGCGTCCGATCTCTTTGCGGTTTATCGAATTAATGGAGACGGGCGACAACAAAGATTTCTTCCAACAGCAGCATTTTAGTGGTGCGGAAATTCAACAACACCTTGAAACAAATGGCTGGCTGCAAGTCTTGCGGGAACCGCATGCGGGCCCAGCAGTAGAATATACTCACCCCGACTATTCCGGTAATATCGGCTTGATCATGCCCTATAGCAAGCATTTCTGTGCGAGCTGTAATCGCTTAAGAATATCGTCTCACGGTAATATGCACCTGTGCTTATTCGCTGAAGAACACCACAAGTTGCGGCCGTATTTACAATCGGAAAGCAGCGACCAACTTGCAGCTCGCCTTCGCGATCTATTGACGGTAAAGAAAGAAAGTCATGACCTTCACCAAGGCAACAGCGGCTCGACCCGTCACCTGGCAATGCTGGGCGGTTAATCAATTAAGGTTTGAATTATGGGAAAACTTGTTACTCAACATCTGATACCACTGAACATTGCCGTATTGACAGTATCCGATACCCGCAATGAGGATACCGACACCTCAGGCCAAAGCCTTATCAACGCACTGACTGATTTCGGCCACACGCTTTGTGACAAAAAAATTGTGGTCGATGATATTTATAAAATACGCGCTGCGGCATCAGCCTGGATTGCAGATGAAGATACACATGTAATCCTTATTACCGGCGGTACCGGCTTTACCTCTCGCGACAGCACGCCAGAGGCGATTACACCTCTGCTGGATAAAACGGTAGAGGGCTTTGGTGAGTTATTCCGCCAGATATCACTGGAGCAAATCGGCACATCGACAATTCAATCCCGCGCCTTAGCGGGATTGGCAAATGGTACCGTTATTTTCTGCGTACCCGGCAGTACCAATGCCTGTAAAACAGCCTGGAATGAGATTATCTGCAAACAGCTGGATAGCCGTCAGGGCCCTTGTAATTTTGTTCCTCAGCTAAAAGGGATAGACATTAGCACCTGCACCACTCGCGGCTAAGCACAACACGTCAACTGGGGGCTATAACGGTAAAATTGTGGGCGTAGATACTCCATCTGATCGCCACGAATACGTTCCGTATTGATCAGCGCTAAATATTCAGAGGGGTTGGGCCGGTAAGGTAACGCCAATAATTCCATACTAATTTCAGAAAGTAGCGAGCCCCCTTTGCGCTGATTGCAGCGCTTACAGGAGGCGACAACATTCTCCCACTTATCCTTGCCTCCACGACTGGTCGGATGAACATGGTCTCGCGACAAATAAGAGAACTCAAAATACGAACCACAGTACAGGCACTGATAATTATCACGGGAAAAAAGTGCGCTATTTGATAGTGGGGGATTGCGCCGGAGAGGCGCCATGCGGCTACCCTCACAGGCAATAATCGCAGGCAACGGAATAACGGTTTGCCTTCCGGTCATTCGGGAATAGCCTCCTCGGGCTTTTTTTACCACCCCCCCCAAAGTCCAACCAATTATTCCGCGAGCATACAGACAGGCCGTTTCCTTCCAACTTAACCACTCGATGGGTTGGCCCGCCATATTTAATCGCAGTATTTTCGCTTCCATAATATTATCCAGTGATTTACAAAAATCACAGCTCAGCCATCTAAGCATAGACCAACGATAGAACCACATCGTCGATTTTAAGGAGCATAAAATCGTTAACAGGAAAATAATCGGCCGGTTAATACGTAGCCCAACTAACGCTTTAGCACCACTTTCGGTTGTAGCGAATAACACTCGGCTCGGCTCGGCCACCATAACGAAAAAACCCGCCGAGCAGCGCTGGGCGGGGGTTTTGAATTGGAGCATCATAGGCGTTGCGAAGGTAACTAAACCGTTGACTCTCCCACCTCGGTGAAGAGTAGTCGCTGGGGTAGCTCGATAGCGCCGAACCATTACGGACACCTGCCACTCGTCTGCTTAAGTACTTGAAGATAACTCTCCTCGTTCCGACCACACCGGAATCAGTACAGTGTAAACCCTTGTCAATATTGGCCATTCACTCTCTCCGGATATTACTCCATCCTAAAGAGGTGTCAAGTCGCAGAAACGCGACCCTCTTTGCATTTTTACACTCTTGGCTTGAACATACTTTGTGACAACTAAGAGACTATGTTTTAAATATTTCGTTGCCATCAAGCTGCTCTTATAGAACATTTGAATTTTACATTTCTGTAGTTACAGAAACGAGTATGGCCACTAGAGCAAGCTTCAATTAAAGCCTGTAATACAACAGCGCCCTAAAGCCAAGCAGCATTATCGTAGCTCCACACTAATGTAAAAATAGATAGCCAAGGAGATGAGCTTTCACTAAGTTTTCTTCTCTGATGATATGCACCGCAAGCACGGTCACGTGCTTTAACCACAATATAACAACATCGGCTAACAAGAATATCTATTATTAGAAATGGCAAATATAAAAGAAGTGTTTACGAGTAGGGGATGGAAACAAAATGGGATCTATAACGTAAAACGCCGCGACCTTTACGGTCGCGGCGAACTCACAGGATTTTACCCTGATTCCTTTAAGGTACTATGTGGCATCGCTCCAAGCTGTTCCCTGCCGCAGATCCATCTGCTGCGTCCTTGACAGCGTGCATTCTAAGGAATTTACCAATAAAAAACAGAGGCACATGTCGCTTTTTCTTGTGAGATATCTCCCACAAAAATAAAAACCGGGGCGAACCAACGCTCACGACCGCACTGTCTGCAGCGCTGAAGCTAGGTACAGCACCGAATATTAGTATACGACGTCACGTAAATTTTTTAACTGCGAGCCCTGCGTCCGCACAATGTGTTGTATTAGCGCTTCCTGATCCTTCTTGCTCATGCCAAAGAAGTCCAATCGCCAGTAATAGCTCTCACCATCACCATTGGGCGAACAACCAACAACCCTTCCGTTAGTCTCTATGCGTAAATTGCCCGGCGACAAAGTTATATGCATCCTCAGGCTCGAGCCTTCCTCTATTTCTTCATTGTTGACAAAGCCTATCCCACACGCTGAGATATTAGCTTCTTTCACCTTGTGGGCAATACGAGAAATGGTGTGGCTATCCATTAATAGATGGTTGACGATTCGTTCAAGCTTTTGATTGAACAGGCCTATAAGCTCTGCAACTTTTGGATTCTCGTCTTCAACCTCCGATAACAGCAGCTCTATTGTTGCATCCTGCTCTTCAGTTACGTCCAGAAGGCTTGCCATGCGCCCGCCCTCGTCGGACGCGTCTTCCTCCTGCAGAGGATCGTGGTGAGAGTGTTGCAACACCTCGTAACCAATACCCACAGTTTCATCAATACGAAAATATCGCCGCCGCTCATCGTGCATTAGAAAATCTCTTCAGGTTCCAGATCGAACAAATATTCCGGAGCAATATCCAGCTCTCGCAGTATATCGGCCCCCTCTTTATCATCTTTCAAAAGCTTCAAGTCTTCTTCTTCCAGCTCGTTTTCCAGCCCCTGTTTTACTAGAATTTCTACCCGTCGATTGCGAGCACGGTTTTCGGCTGAATCGTTAGGGGCAAGAGGAACCGTATCGGCAAAGCCCGATATTTCAAAACGTCTTTCCGCTACATCTCCACCCACCATAAGTTCATGGGCGACAGAAACAGCGCGCGAAGATGATAACTCCCAGTTAGAGCGAAAGCGACTCGTGCGAATGGGTACATCGTCGGTGTGCCCCTGGACTTCGATCTTGCCTTTTTTAAGCGCAAGTACTGCACGCACCTCCCGCATAACGTCCCTGTAGGATGGAGCCATATCAGCGGAGCCTGAAATGAAAGACCCCTTTTCTCGAATACGAATAATGATAAGTCGCCCACGGGTTTCAATCTCTACCTGCCCGGCAGCTATCTGTTCGTGCAGCGCTCCCGCCAACTCGTAAGCATCCTCTTCTGTTTGTTTTAGCAACTCTTCAAGCTGCTGCTTAACCCGCAGCTTTACTCCGGCATCATAGCCCTCATCCCCCTGTTCGATATCGAACTCCTCCACACAGTACTGCTCCATCGACATTTCAGTAATGTCCTGTGTCTTCTGCCAGATCTCATTGATGGGCGTCGGCTCTGGGCGACCGGGGCTAAACTCCTGGGCAATAATGCTGGTCCCCTTAGGGATATCCGTGACGCTCAGCTTGTTTTGCACGCCGAAAGCCTGAGCCATAGAGCCAGCCAAGCGTTTGAACTTCATTGCATCCATTTCAGAAAACGACAATAGCAGTACGAAGAAGCACATTAGCAACGACATTAAGTCAGCGAAAGTAGCAATCCAGGGCGGTAGCCCCGGTTTACATTTGCAGTCGTCCTCTTCATCGCTCATGATTCAATCACCGGAATTTTACTCTGCGCCTTCAACAACACGTTTTCCCTCGGGTAAATAGTTACGCAGCATCGAGTCGATTACTCTCGGGTTTTGCCCACCCTGAATAGCCAGCAACGCATCGATAACGAGGCTTTTGATCATCGCCTCCTCTCCAGCACGCAGTTTTAATTTATCCGAAATAGGACCACACATAGCGTTGGCTATCACCGCGCCATAAAGCGTCGTTAGCAGAGCCACAGCCATAGCCGGGCCAATTGACTTGGGGTCATCCATATTCGCCAACATGGCAACCAAACCGATGAGGGTACCAATCATCCCCATCGCAGGTGCCATTTCGGCCATGGCAGCAAAAATGGAGGAACCAATTTCATGGCGTTCGGCAGCTTTATTTTTATCAATGGATAGCAGCGTTTTTACTACGTCGGGATCATGACCATCCACGAGTAACTGAATACCCCGCTGGAGAAAATCACTGCTCACTTCTTTACCCTCCAACGAGAGCAGGCCTCCCTTTCTGGCCTCGTCCGCCAACGACACAATTTCATCAATCAATTCGTTCGGGTCGGGTAGCTTGGTCGAAAAGCTTTTTCCCGCGACACCTACTGCCCCCAGAAACTGCCCAAGCCCGTATTTCGCCATAACTGCGAAAACTGTCCCCCCCACCACGATGACCAGCGATGGACCATTGACAAACATACCCAGCTCGCCACTCATCAACATGGAAACCACAATCAGTGCCAGTGCACCAACGAGCCCCACTATCGTTGCTAAATCCACAGAGTTATCCTCTCAAGGTTATAACTAGGCACTTTATGGTCCTGCAGGCCAATCAGGTGCTTATTACTTACTTCTAGTCTAGACACAATTCGCCTAAGGAGTAGGGTTATTATCCATACTTTGTTATGAATGACCCTGCTCTTTTGTCCCATCCCAAAAGATAGTTATCGGCCTCTAACCCGATTGTTTTAATCGTACGAAACACATCAGTTGAGCATTGACCCCCCTAGCTTGCTCAGGTATGTTTGCGCCAAACACCGCAGGCTCCAGAGGCACAATTAACGTGGCGACGAAAAAAACACCGAATTTTGAGAAATCTTTAGAGGATCTAGAAACCCTAGTATCGAAGCTAGAAAGCGGCGATCTGTCACTGGAAGACTCCCTAAAAACCTTTGAGCAGGGTATTAAGCTAACCCGTAACTGCCAAACCGCGTTGCAGGAAGCAGAGCAGAAAGTAGCGATACTGTTGCAGCAGGATAACGGCGAGCACAGCAGCG
Coding sequences within:
- a CDS encoding alpha/beta hydrolase, with translation MARDYCYLSHFVAILSLLVSVKAHTISLEKTVDNDKPNWPVFEHIVYTHPNVSSQVGEITFTECRVSHPLQATYRNVECGSLQVPENYSDPQGRHIKLFVARIKATGKKAHVDAFVPIAGGPGAAASESYLFQGQGFDKILQQRDIYIIDQRGTGKSHRLNCPNMPEQAWAMGSDGDVTETLVPFYRECLEQLAADPSQYTTSVAVRDYENIRQALGLEQWNIYGASYGSRVAQHYLRRHEQSLRTVILDAVVHPQLSLGPNIVLESERALRQMTERCEHADECKQHFPGLREGVDKLLEQLKGKPKDITLDSISTGERESFQLTHGHLIAFIRFSLYSQDSVALVPLILREAYANNNFIPLARNAQLFTQQMGSMISLGMHSSVICSEDQPYLREEDIDREQIAATYIGDGEVELFYELCKTWPSGPVDEEFKKPVKSEKPVLLLSGSADPITPPAFADLASEHLSNSLHIVAQGLGHGLASKGCIPTLMAKFVDKASVKELNAECVKRYTPTPFFIDFNGPSP
- the moaA gene encoding GTP 3',8-cyclase MoaA, whose product is MTQYHQLTDSYQRQFTYLRLSVTDQCNFRCNYCLPDGYCSDTAEPYLQLDEIQKIVGAFAINGTKKIRITGGEPTLRKDIAEIIHLCKSTPGIDTVALTSNGYKITQLLPRLVEAGLDQLNLSADSLQAENFHLITGHNKLQEVLNGIEQAVALGIKKVKLNAVLMREFNHHELQSFIAYVRERPISLRFIELMETGDNKDFFQQQHFSGAEIQQHLETNGWLQVLREPHAGPAVEYTHPDYSGNIGLIMPYSKHFCASCNRLRISSHGNMHLCLFAEEHHKLRPYLQSESSDQLAARLRDLLTVKKESHDLHQGNSGSTRHLAMLGG
- the moaB gene encoding molybdenum cofactor biosynthesis protein B; translation: MGKLVTQHLIPLNIAVLTVSDTRNEDTDTSGQSLINALTDFGHTLCDKKIVVDDIYKIRAAASAWIADEDTHVILITGGTGFTSRDSTPEAITPLLDKTVEGFGELFRQISLEQIGTSTIQSRALAGLANGTVIFCVPGSTNACKTAWNEIICKQLDSRQGPCNFVPQLKGIDISTCTTRG
- a CDS encoding HNH endonuclease encodes the protein MEAKILRLNMAGQPIEWLSWKETACLYARGIIGWTLGGVVKKARGGYSRMTGRQTVIPLPAIIACEGSRMAPLRRNPPLSNSALFSRDNYQCLYCGSYFEFSYLSRDHVHPTSRGGKDKWENVVASCKRCNQRKGGSLLSEISMELLALPYRPNPSEYLALINTERIRGDQMEYLRPQFYRYSPQLTCCA
- a CDS encoding PilZ domain-containing protein, with the protein product MHDERRRYFRIDETVGIGYEVLQHSHHDPLQEEDASDEGGRMASLLDVTEEQDATIELLLSEVEDENPKVAELIGLFNQKLERIVNHLLMDSHTISRIAHKVKEANISACGIGFVNNEEIEEGSSLRMHITLSPGNLRIETNGRVVGCSPNGDGESYYWRLDFFGMSKKDQEALIQHIVRTQGSQLKNLRDVVY
- a CDS encoding flagellar motor protein MotB; the encoded protein is MSDEEDDCKCKPGLPPWIATFADLMSLLMCFFVLLLSFSEMDAMKFKRLAGSMAQAFGVQNKLSVTDIPKGTSIIAQEFSPGRPEPTPINEIWQKTQDITEMSMEQYCVEEFDIEQGDEGYDAGVKLRVKQQLEELLKQTEEDAYELAGALHEQIAAGQVEIETRGRLIIIRIREKGSFISGSADMAPSYRDVMREVRAVLALKKGKIEVQGHTDDVPIRTSRFRSNWELSSSRAVSVAHELMVGGDVAERRFEISGFADTVPLAPNDSAENRARNRRVEILVKQGLENELEEEDLKLLKDDKEGADILRELDIAPEYLFDLEPEEIF
- the pomA gene encoding flagellar motor protein PomA; the protein is MDLATIVGLVGALALIVVSMLMSGELGMFVNGPSLVIVVGGTVFAVMAKYGLGQFLGAVGVAGKSFSTKLPDPNELIDEIVSLADEARKGGLLSLEGKEVSSDFLQRGIQLLVDGHDPDVVKTLLSIDKNKAAERHEIGSSIFAAMAEMAPAMGMIGTLIGLVAMLANMDDPKSIGPAMAVALLTTLYGAVIANAMCGPISDKLKLRAGEEAMIKSLVIDALLAIQGGQNPRVIDSMLRNYLPEGKRVVEGAE
- a CDS encoding exodeoxyribonuclease VII small subunit, which translates into the protein MATKKTPNFEKSLEDLETLVSKLESGDLSLEDSLKTFEQGIKLTRNCQTALQEAEQKVAILLQQDNGEHSSEPFELESKAAE